One region of Pan paniscus chromosome 5, NHGRI_mPanPan1-v2.0_pri, whole genome shotgun sequence genomic DNA includes:
- the LOC100969390 gene encoding LOW QUALITY PROTEIN: rho GTPase-activating protein 21-like (The sequence of the model RefSeq protein was modified relative to this genomic sequence to represent the inferred CDS: inserted 2 bases in 1 codon; substituted 2 bases at 2 genomic stop codons) has product MKKMETEEPFEIDGSSVQLVSLSAITLETGNASRKTKKPLGPNGYHFVKQVKEGGPAFEAGLCTGDQIINVNGESVIGKTYSQVIALIQNSDTTFELSVMPKYEDILQVAYSQDAYLKGNEAYSGNARNIPEPPPICYPWLSSAPSAMAQPVEISPPDSSLSKQQTSTPVLTQPGRVYRMEIQVPPSPTDVAKSNTAVCVCNESVRTVIVPSEKVVDLLSNRNNHTRPSHRTEEVRYGVNEQTSLKTVSRTTSPPLSIPTTHLIHQPAGSRSLEPSGILLKSGNYSGHSDGISSSRSQAVEAPSVSVNHYSPNSHQHIDWKNYKTYKEYIDNRXLHIGCQTIQERLDSLRAASQSTMDYNQVVPSRTTLQGQHRSTSHDRVPQSVQIRQRSVSQERLEDSVLMKYCPRSASQGALTSPSVSFSNHRTRSWDYIEEQDETLENVNSGTPIPDSNGEIKQTYKWSGFTEQDDRRGIYERPRQQEIHKSFRGSNFAVAPSFVNSDNRRMSGRGVGSVSQFKKIPPDLKTLQPNRNFQTTCGMSLPQCISQDRSPLVKVRSNSLKAPSTHVTKPSFSQKSFVSIKDQRPVNHLHQNSLLNQQTWVRTDSAPNQQVETGKSPSLSGASAKPAPQSSENAGTSDLELPVSQRNQDLSLQEAEIEQSDTLDNKEAVILREKPPSGRQTPQPLRHQSYILAVNDQETWSDTTCWLPNDARREVHIKRMEERKASSTSPPGDSLTSIPFIDEPTSPSIDHDIAHILASAVLSASTFQVPSIATVPPSLTTSAPLIRRQLSHDHESVGPPSLDAQPNSKTERSKSYDEGLDDYREDAKLSFKHVSSLKGIKIADSQKSSEDSGSRKDSSSEVFSDAAKEGWLHFRPLVTDKGKRVGGSIQPWKQMYVVLRGHSLYLYKDKREQTTPSEEEQPISVNACLIDIFYSETKRKNVFRLTMSDCECLFQAEDIDDMLAWIKTIRESSNLNEEDTGVTNRDLISRAIKEYNNLMSKAEQLPKTPRQSLSIRQTSLGAKSEPKTQSPHSPKEESERKLLSKDDTSPPKDKGTWRKGIPSIMRKTFEKKPTATGTFGIRLDDCPPAHTNRYIPLIVDICCKLVEERGLEYTSIYRAPGNNAAISSMQEELNKGMADIDIQDDKWXDLNVISSLLKSFFRKLPEPLFTNDKYADFIEANRKEDPLDRLKTLKRLIHDLPEHHYETLKFLSAHLKTVAENSEKNKMEPRNLAIVFGPTLVRTSEDNITHMVTHMPDQYKIVETFIQHHDWFFTEEGAEEPLTTVQEESTVDSQPVPNIDHLLTNIGRTGVSPGDVSDSATSDSTKSKGSWGSGKGQYSRELLVSSIFAAASHKRKKPKEKAQPSSSEDELDNVFFKKENVEQCHSDTKEESKKESETLGRKQKIIIAKENSTRKDPSRTKDEKISLGKESTPSEEPSPPHNSKHNKSPTLSCRFAILKESPRSLLAQKSSHLEETGSDSGTLLSTSSQASLARFSMKKSTSPQTKXSEFLANVSTITSDYSTTSSATYLTSLDSSRLSPEVQSAAESKGDEADDERSELISKGRPVETDSESEFPVFPTALTSERLFRGKLQEVTKSSRRNSEGSELSCTEGSLTSSLDSRRQLFSSHKLIECDTLSRKKSARFKSNSGSLGDAKNEKEAPSLTKVFDVMKKGKSTGSLLTPTRGESEKQEPTWKTKTADRLKLRPRAPADDMFGVGNHKVNAETAKRKSIRRRHTLGGHRDATEISVLNFWKVYEQSGERESELSAVNQLKPKCSAQDLSISDWLARERLRTSTSDLSRGEIGDPQTENPSTREIATTDTPLSLHCDTGSSSSTLTSTNRPLLSIPPQSPDQIHGESFQNVSKNASSAANAQPHKLSETPGNKAEFHPCL; this is encoded by the exons atgaagaaaatggaaacagaggAGCCTTTTGAGATTGATGGAAGCTCTGTGCAGCTGGTCAGTCTCTCAGCCATTACTTTGGAAACAGGAAACGCctcaaggaaaacaaagaaaccacTTGGACCCAATGGATACCATTTTGTTAAGCAAGTTAAAGAAGGAGGACCTGCTTTTGAAGCTGGATTATGTACAGGTGACCAAATTATAAACGTCAATGGAGAAAGTGTTATTGGCAAAACCTATTCCCAAGTAATTGCTTTAATTCAAAACAGTGATACAACATTTGAGCTTAGTGTTATGCCAAAATATGAAGACATTCTCCAAGTGGCATATTCTCAAGATGCCTACCTGAAAGGCAACGAAGCTTATAGTGGCAATGCCCGCAATATACCTGAACCTCCACCAATCTGCTATCCCTGGCTGTCATCTGCCCCATCAGCCATGGCACAGCCAGTTGAAATATCTCCTCCTGACTCATCATTGAGCAAACAGCAAACCAGTACACCAGTACTGACACAACCTGGTAGGGTCTATAGAATGGAAATACAAGTGCCTCCATCACCAACAGATGTTGCAAAATCAAACACAGCAGTGTGTGTTTGCAATGAAAGTGTAAGGACTGTCATTGTGCCTTCTGAGAAGGTTGTAGATTTGTTATCCAATAGAAACAACCATACACGTCCTTCACATAGAACTGAAGAAGTGAGGTATGGCGTGAATGAGCAGACCTCTTTAAAAACAGTGTCCAGAACCACATCACCACCATTATCAATTCCCACCACTCATCTAATTCATCAGCCTGCAGGCTCCAGATCATTGGAACCTTCTGGAATTTTACTTAAATCTGGAAATTACAGTGGACATTCTGATGGAATCTCAAGCAGCAGATCTCAAGCTGTGGAGGCTCCCTCTGTATCTGTTAATCACTATTCGCCAAATTCCCATCAGCACATAGActggaaaaactataaaacttacaAAGAGTATATTGATAACAGATGATTGCACATAGGTTGTCAGACAATACAAGAAAGATTAGATAGTTTAAGAGCAGCATCTCAAAGCACGATGGATTATAACCAGGTCGTCCCCAGCCGCACTACTTTGCAGGGACAACATCGAAGCACCTCTCATGATCGAGTGCCCCAGTCTGTCCAGATACGGCAACGCAGTGTGTCCCAAGAAAGACTGGAAGATTCTGTGCTAATGAAGTATTGTCCAAGAAGTGCATCTCAAGGAGCACTGACGTCTCCATCTGTTAGTTTTAGTAATCATAGAACTCGTTCATGGGATTATATTGAGGAACAGGATGAAACCTTAGAAAATGTCAATTCTGGAACTCCAATACCTGATTCCAATGGAGAGATAAAACAGACTTACAAGTGGAGTGGGTTTACTGAACAGGATGATAGACGAGGTATTTATGAAAGACCTAGGCAGCAAGAAATTCATAAATCTTTTCGAGGTTCCAATTTTGCTGTGGCTCCAAGCTTTGTTAATTCTGATAACAGGCGAATGAGTGGTAGAGGAGTGGGATCTGTGTCgcagtttaaaaaaattccacCAGATCTAAAAACACTGCAGCCAAACAGAAATTTTCAGACTACTTGTGGAATGTCACTGCCTCAGTGTATTTCACAAGACAGGTCACCTCTTGTGAAAGTCCGAAGTAATTCTCTGAAAGCTCCTTCCACGCATGTCACAAAACCATCATTTAGCCAGAAATCATTTGTTTCTATCAAAGACCAAAGACCAGTAAATCACTTGCATCAGAACAGTCTGTTGAATCAGCAGACATGGGTAAGGACTGACAGTGCCCCCAATcagcaagtggagactgggaaatCCCCCTCTTTATCTGGAGCCTCTGCCAAACCTGCCCCTCAGTCGAGTGAAAACGCTGGTACTTCAGATTTAGAACTACCTGTCAGTCAAAGGAATCAAGACTTAAGTTTACAAGAGGCTGAAATTGAGCAATCAGATACTTTAGATAATAAAGAAGCTGTCATCCTAAGGGAAAAACCTCCATCTGGACGCCAGACACCGCAGCCTTTAAGGCATCAGTCTTACATCTTGGCAGTAAACGACCAGGAGACCTGGTCAGACACTACCTGCTGGCTGCCCAATGATGCACGTCGAGAGGTCCATATAAAAAGAATGGAGGAAAGAAAAGCCTCGAGTACCAGTCCGCCTGGCGATTCTTTGACTTCCATACCATTTATAGATGAACCAACTAGCCCTAGCATTGATCATGATATTGCACATATCCTTGCTTCTGCTGTTCTATCAGCCTCTACCTTTCAGGTCCCCTCCATAGCAACAGTTCCTCCTAGCCTCACAACTTCAGCTCCATTAATTCGCCGTCAGCTCTCACATGATCACGAATCTGTTGGCCCTCCTAGCCTGGATGCTCAGCCCAACTCAAAGACAGAAAGATCAAAATCATATGATGAGGGTCTGGATGATTACAGAGAAGATGCAAAATTGTCCTTTAAGCACGTATCTAGTCTGAAGGGAATCAAGATCGCAGACAGCCAAAAGTCATCAGAAGACTCTGGGTCCAGAAAAGATTCTTCCTCAGAGGTCTTCAGTGATGCTGCCAAGGAAGGGTGGCTCCATTTCCGACCCCTTGTCACCGATAAGGGCAAGCGAGTTGGTGGAAGTATTCAGCCATGGAAACAGATGTATGTTGTCCTTCGGGGTCATTCACTTTACCTGTACAAAGATAAAAGAGAGCAGACGACTCCGTCTGAGGAAGAGCAGCCCATCAGTGTTAATGCTTGCTTGATAGACATCTTTTACAGTGAGACCAAGAGGAAAAATGTGTTTCGACTCACCATGTCTGACTGTGAATGCCTGTTTCAGGCTGAAGACATAGATGATATGTTAGCTTGGATCAAGACGATCCGGGAGAGCAGCAACCTAAACGAAGAGGACACTGGAGTCACTAACAGGGATCTAATTAGTCGAGCAATAAAAGAATACAACAATCTGATGAGCAAAGCAGAACAGTTGCCAAAAACACCTCGCCAGAGTCTCAGCATCAGGCAAACTTCGCTTGGTGCTAAATCAGAGCCAAAGACTCAAAGCCCACACTCTCCGAAGGAAGAATCGGAAAGGAAACTTCTCAGTAAAGATGATACCAGTCCCCCAAAAGACAAAGGCACATGGAGAAAAGGCATTCCAAGTATCATGAGAAAGACATTTGAGAAAAAGCCAACTGCTACAGGAACTTTCGGCATCCGACTAGATGACTGCCCACCAGCTCATACTAATCGGTATATTCCATTAATAGTTGACATATGTTGCAAATTAGTTGAAGAAAGAGGTCTTGAATATACAAGTATTTACAGAGCTCCTGGAAATAATGCAGCCATCTCAAGTATGCAAGAAGAACTCAACAAGGGAATGGCTGATATTGATATACAAGATGATAAATGGTGAGATTTGAATGTGATAAGCAGTTTACTAAAATCCTTCTTCAGAAAACTCCCTGAGCCTCTCTTCACAAATGATAAATATGCTGATTTTATTGAAGCCAATCGTAAAGAAGATCCTCTAGATCgtctgaaaacattaaaaagactaATTCACGATTTGCCTGAACATCATTATGAAACACTTAAGTTCCTTTCAGCTCATCTGAAGACAGTggcagaaaattcagaaaaaaataagatggaaCCAAGAAACCTAGCAATAGTGTTTGGTCCCACCCTTGTTCGAACATCAGAAGACAACATCACCCACATGGTCACCCACATGCCTGACCAGTACAAGATCGTAGAAACGTTCATCCAGCACCATGACTGGTTTTTCACAGAAGAAGGTGCTGAAGAGCCTCTTACAACAGTGCAGGAGGAAAGCACAGTAGACTCTCAGCCAGTGCCAAACATAGATCATTTACTCACCAACATTGGAAGGACAGGAGTCTCCCCAGGAGATGTATCAGATTCAGCTACTAGTGACTCAACAAAATCTAAGGGTTCTTGGGGATCTGGAAAGGGTCAGTATAGCAGGGAACTGCTTGTGTCCTCCATCTTTGCAGCTGCTAGTCACAAGAGGaagaagccaaaagaaaaagcaCAGCCTAGCAGCTCAGAAGATGAACTGgacaatgtattttttaagaaagaaaatgtggaacagtGTCACAGTGATACTAAAGAGGAGTCCAAAAAAGAAAGTGAGACACTGGGCAGAAAACAGAAGATCATCATTGCCAAAGAAAACAGCACTAGGAAAGACCCCAGCAGGACAAAAGATGAAAAGATATCACTAGGAAAAGAGAGCACGCCTTCTGAAGAACCCTCACCACCACACAACTCAAAACACAACAAGTCACCAACTCTCAGCTGTCGTTTTGCCATCCTGAAAGAGAGCCCCAGGTCACTTCTGGCACAGAAGTCCTCCCACCTTGAAGAGACAGGCTCTGACTCTGGCACTTTGCTCAGCACGTCTTCCCAGGCCTCCCTGGCAAGGTTTTCCATGAAGAAATCAACCAGTCCACAAACGAA CAGCGAGTTTTTGGCCAACGTCAGCACCATCACCTCAGATTATTCCACCACATCGTCTGCTACATACTTGACTAGCCTGGACTCCAGTCGACTGAGCCCTGAGGTGCAATCCGCGGCAGAGAGCAAGGGGGACGAGGCAGATGACGAGAGAAGCGAACTCATCAGCAAAGGGCGGCCTGTGGAAACGGACAGCGAGAGCGAGTTTCCCGTGTTCCCCACAGCCTTGACTTCAGAGAGGCTTTTCCGAGGAAAACTGCAAGAAGTGACTAAGAGCAGCCGGAGAAATTCTGAAGGAAGTGAATTAAGTTGCACCGAGGGAAGTTTAACATCAAGTTTAGATAGCCGGAGACAGCTCTTCAGTTCCCATAAACTCATCGAATGTGATACTCTTTCCAGGAAAAAATCAGCTAGATTCAAGTCAAATAGTGGAAGTCTAGGAGATGCcaagaatgagaaagaagcacCTTCATTAACTAAAGTGTTTGATGTTATGAAAAAAGGAAAGTCAACTGGGAGTTTACTGACACCCACCAGAGGCGAATCCGAAAAACAGGAACCCACATGGAAAACGAAAACAGCAGATCGGttaaaactgagacccagagccCCTGCGGATGACATGTTTGGAGTAGGGAATCACAAAGTGAATGCCGAGACTGCTAAAAGGAAAAGCATCCGGCGCAGACATACACTAGGAGGGCACAGAGATGCTACTGAAATCAGCGTTTTGAATTTTTGGAAAGTGTATGAGCAGAGCGGGGAGAGAGAATCTGAACTTTCAGCTGTAAaccaattaaaaccaaaatgctcAGCCCAGGACCTTTCCATCTCAGACTGGCTGGCCAGGGAACGCCTACGCACCAGTACCTCTGACCTTAGCAGAGGAGAAATCGGAGATCCCCAGACAGAGAACCCAAGCACACGAGAAATAGCCACGACCGACACACCTTTGTCTCTTCATTGCGACACAGGCAGTTCTTCCAGCACCTTGACTTCAACAAACAGGCCCCTTCTTTCCATACCACCACAGTCACCTGACCAAATACATGGAGAAAGCTTCCAGAACGTGAGCAAAAATGCTAGTTCTGCAGCGAATGCCCAACCTCATAAACTATCTGAAACCCCAGGCAATAAAGCAGAGTTTCATCCCTGTCTTTAA